In the Mya arenaria isolate MELC-2E11 chromosome 11, ASM2691426v1 genome, one interval contains:
- the LOC128209140 gene encoding F-box only protein 6-like produces the protein MGVASSSKPSDSHKWVQILNNFPDDILFEILLRVPTRDLVKSCVYVCKQWHDTIASRSFWKEKCIQDRIFSQHCWDHLGNRDENYKRLYIKHPYERNLIKNPDASKELSEWQVVYNGGNGWRMETEPIGSDPVSRFNDECKGTVGCWVSSYGKCAKYQVVDLMAAGCSEYVLDHIRPAIHVSEWYAARFDCGAVYKMKVVLLSEKTGEFWSASSKDTNCRYSFKETLPSGRAWFQAKHTFTDYPTGIRYVGFYHEGKDTQFWAGHFGAKMTLASVILDFSHVAGLADSCDGGSKQS, from the exons ATGGGCGTGGCTTCATCCAGTAAACCCAGTGACTCACATAAGTGGGTTCAGATTCTTAACAATTTTCCTGATGACATTTTGTTTGAGATTCTGTTAAGGGTGCCCACCAGAGACCTTGTGAAGTCTTGTGTCTATGTGTGCAAACAGTGGCATGACACTATTGCATCCAGGTCATTTTGGAAGGAAAAATGTATTCAAGACAGGATTTTTTCACAGCACTGCTGGGATCATTTAGGCAACCGTGATGAAAATTATAAGAGACTTTACATTAAACATCCATATGAAAGAAATTTAATAAAGAATCCAGATGCTTCGAAAG AATTGTCGGAATGGCAAGTAGTCTATAATGGTGGGAATGGCTGGAGGATGGAGACCGAGCCAATTGGATCCGACCCTGTCTCTCGGTTCAATGATGAATGCAAAG GTACGGTTGGATGCTGGGTATCCTCATATGGCAAATGTGCCAAGTACCAGGTGGTAGACCTAATGGCCGCAGGCTGCAGTGAATATGTGTTGGACCACATCCGGCCAGCAATACATGTGTCTGAGTG GTATGCTGCTCGGTTTGACTGTGGGGCTGTGTACAAGATGAAGGTAGTTCTCCTGTCAGAGAAGACAGGGGAGTTTTGGTCAGCTTCATCAAAAGATACCAACTGCAGATACTCTTTTAAAGAAACTTTACCGTCAGGCAGAGCTTGGTTTCAG GCCAAGCATACGTTCACTGACTATCCTACGGGCATACGATATGTAGGTTTTTACCATGAGGGCAAGGACACACAATTCTGGGCAGGTCATTTTGGGGCCAAAATGACCCTTGCATCTGTGATATTGGACTTTTCACATGTCGCTGGTCTGGCAGATTCATGTGATGGTGGTTCAAAACAATCTTGA